GCCAGGCCGTCATCGGCGCGGTCGTCACCGGCTGGTGGGCCGCCGTCGTCGCCGGCGGGGTGACCGGCGTACTCCGCGGCATTCTGATCGTCTGGGCGATCAAGGTCCCCGGGGTGGAGACGAGCCGCGCCCTGTGGACCTCGAATTACGGCGGCGCGACCTACGGCTTCCTGTTCGGCTGGATCGCGGGCCTCGGCGTTCTGGTCGCGTTCATGCTCACGCGGCAGCGCGAGGCCGTTCAGCAGCCCTACGGCGCCCAGCAGCAGTACGGGCAGCAGCAGTACGGGCAGCCGTACGGAGGGCAGCAGCCCTACGGAACGCCGCAGGGCGTGCAGGCGCCCCAGCAGGGAGTTCCTCAGCGGGGCGTGCAGCAGCCGCACCCGTCCGCCGTCCCGTACGTCCCGCCACAGGGCGGGCCCCAGCAGCAGGGCGGGCCGCAGCAGCAGCCCCAGTGGGGCGTCCCGCAGCAGCCGGGGGCTCCCCAGCAGCCTGGGGCGCCGCAGCAGTTCGGTGCCGCGTCGGCCCAGCAGCCCCCCGCCCAACCCGCCGCGCAGGCCCAGCCTCCGCAGCAGGCGCAGCCCCCGCAGGAGGAGGCGAAGCCTTCCGAGCCCGAGCGGGAAGCCGCCGGGGACGCGGCCGCTCCGGAGGAGGGCGCCGGGAACGAGGCCGCCGAGGGCAAGGAGCCGGACGCGTCCGAGAGCGCGCAGGAGGACGACGACCTGAACCTCGCCGACCGGACGGTCGTCGACCGCGAGCGCGACGACGACTGAGCCTGTGACCTGCGGCTCGTGCCGCGAGGGTCCTCCCGGCGACCCCCGCGCGCACCGCCCGCGGGGGCCTGCGAGAATCGGGCGCATGCGCGTGTTTCTTGGATGCGACCATGCCGGCTTCGAGCTGAAGGAGCACCTGGTCTCCTGGCTGAAGGAGAACGGGCACGAGGCCGTGGACTGCGGCGCGTTCGAGTACGACGCCGCCGACGACTACCCGCCGTTCGTGCTGCGGGCGGCCGAGCGGACGGCGGCCGAGCCGGGAGCGATCGGCGTGGTGATCGGCGGCTCCGGCAACGGCGAGGCCATCGCCGCCAACAAGGTCAAGGGCGTGCGCGCCGCACTGGTCTGGAGCGACGCCACCGCCACGCTCGCCCGCGAGCACAACGACGCGAACGTCATCAGCATCGGCGCCCGCCAGCACGACATGGACACCGCCACCCGGTTCGTGAAGCTGTTCATCGAGACCGCCTACTCCGGGGAACCGCGCCACACCCGCCGGATCGAGATGCTCGGCGACTACGAGCGGACGGGCGAGCTTCCGCCCCTGCCCGGCGAAGGCTGATCCGGGGCCGCCCCGCCCTGCCCGTACTGTCTCTTCCGTTCCTCCCCGGTGGTCGCGGCGCGCTAGCGGCCGTCCGCCGGGGGTCTGCGGGCGCCGCCGCGCTTGCCGAGGCGGCGCCGCTCGTTCTTCGCGGCCTTCGTCCCGGCCTTCGGCCGCCGGGGCGCCTCCGCGGACCCGGCCGCGCCGGAGCCGGCGCCGGCGGAACCGCGGCGCCCGCCCGGACCGGCGGCCGCCTCGTCCTCCCCGCCGTCACGCGGGCGGGAGACGTCCCGCGCCCGCATCGCCGCGTCGACCGTGATCCGCATTCCCGGCTGTCCCATGCGCCGCCCCTTTCCCGCTCCGCCTATCCCTACCCGGAGAAAACGTAGCTGGACCGTTGCAAATGGTCACCGGTGCCCCGGATGCCGACCCGGCGGCGTGAATGCTCGATACAGTGCCGGAGTCATGCTGCAACGACTGGTGCACCTCCTTCCGCCGAGAGTGCGCGCCGTCCTGCGCCGGATCCCGGTCCTCGTGGCGCTGTACCGGTGGCTGCGGCGGGGGAAGCTGACCAGGGAGCGCCACGTGTTCGCGGCCCTGGCGGCCTTCGCGGTCGCCATAGGGTTCGCCACCGCGAACGACACGAGGGGCCTGGCGCCCTCGGGCATCCTCGTCCTGATCGTGATCGGCGGCGGGCTGCTGCTGAAGGTGCGGAGCCTGATCGCGCTGCTCGTCGTCGTCGCCGGGACGGCCGCCTACAACGCCTGGCTGGACGTCCCCGCGATCGGCATCGGCATGGCCGTCACGCTGACGATCAGCGCGGTGCTCGCCCTCACCCTCGCCCGGACGCGCCAGAAACTCGGCGTGCAGGGCCTGCGCGGCGACTCGATGCTGCTGGAGCTGCGCGACCGCCTGCAGCGCCAGGGGGAGATGCCGGAACTCCCGGAGGGCTGGGGCTCGCAGGTGGTGCTGCTGCAGGCCGGCGGGTCGTCGTTCGGCGGCGACTTCGTGGTGTCGGCGTCCGACGGGGACACCCTGGAGGTCGCGCTGGTCGACGTGTCCGGCAAGGGCACCGACGCCGGAACCCGGGCGCTGATGCTGTCGGGGGCGTTCGGGGGGCTTCTTGGATCGGTCCAGCCCGAGCGGTTCCTTCCCGCCTGCAACGACTACCTCCACCGCCAGCGGTGGGACGAGGGGTTCGTCACCGCCGTCCACGTCGTCGTCGACCTGAAGACGGGGGAGTACACGGTCGAGTCGGCGGGGCATCCGCCGGCCGTCCAGTTCGACGCGAGCAGCGGCGAATGGCGGGTCGGGTCCGCCAAGGGAGTGGTGCTGGGCGTCGTGCCCGATCTGCGGTGCATCCCCGAGCGCGGGAAGCTGCGGCCCGGCGACGCGCTGCTCCTCTACACCGACGGGCTGGTGGAGTCCCCGGGCAGCGACCTCGACGCCGGGATCGACCGGCTGCTCGGCGAGGCGGAGCGGCTCGTCCCCCAGGGGTTCGGCCGGGGCGCGAGGGAGCTGGTGGAGACGATGGCGGCGGCCCGCGACGACGACTGCGCCCTCGTCCTCATCTGGCGCACCTGACCTCGCCGGACGAGAACCGCGGCGGGACGGTCACCAGAGGCCGTGGCGGGCCTTGTGCGCCGGGGTGTCGGGACGCTGCTGCGGCTCGTTCCTGCCCTGCGCCAGCCCGAAGATGATCGCGCCGATCAGCACGGTGCCCGCGGCGGCGCCCGCGCCGGCCAGCACCCGGGCGCGGGTGGACGACGTCGCGTCCACCATGCCGGGCGGTGTGAACGCCCTGGTGTCGGTGTCGTCGTGACCTGCGCCGGCTCGGCGGCCGCGACGCCCGGACCCCCGGGAGGGGGCGGGCGCCGGAGAAGCCGGCGGCGGCGTCGCGGGCCACCGCCCGAAAGGGTCCGGTTCCTGCTGCTCGACCAGGGTCAGCAGCAGGTCGGACGCGGTGGGGCGCTCGGCCGGGTTCTTCGCCAGGGCCGACCGCACGGCGGGGACCAGCGGCTCCGGCAGCCCCGACAGGTCGGGTTCGTCGGCGCCCGTGCGGAGGGTCGCGGGGTCGCCGCCGATCGGCATCCGGCCCGTCCCCGCGTGGGCGATGAGGCAGCCCCATGCGAAGACGTCGGCGGCGGGCGTCGCGGGACCGCCGATGAGCACCTCGGGCGCGATCCATCCGGGCGTTCCGAGGACCTTGCCCGACGCGGCGGCGGCCGGGCCGGCGGGGTCCTGGCTGCGGGCGATGCCGAAGTCGATGACCCGGCAGCCGGACAGGGTCAGCATCACGTTGGCGGGTTTGAGGTCGCGGTGCACGAGGCCCGCCGCGTGGATCGCCGCGAGCGCCGACGCCACCCCCACCGCCACGCCGTGCAGGTCGGCGGCGGGCAGCGGCCCGTCGGCGACGAGCCTGCTGTGCAGCGACACGCCGCCCACGTACTCGGTGACCAGGTAGGGCCTGCCGTTCTCCTCGCCGTGCGCGAGGACCCGCGCGGTGCAGAAGGACGCGACGCGGCTCGCGAGCTGGGCCTCGTCCCTGAAGCGCCGCCGGTGGGAGGGGTCGCCCGCCAGATGCGGATGGATGGTCTTCACCGCCACCCGGCCCCCGGACGCGGGGTCGGCGCCGAGGTAGACCATCCCCATGCCCCCCGAGCCGAGCCGGCCCAGCAGCGTGAGCCCGGCGACCTCCCGGGGGTCCGCGGGTTCCAGCGGCGTGATGTGTCCGTCCATGGGGTGTCCCGGCTCCCTTGTTCCTCTCCTGTCCGCCTATCCCCGATCGGTCGCGGATTATGGGGGCGAGTTCTCCGGGAGGTGCGGAAACGTGATCGTCACGTCGTCGTAGCGTCCCGTGCACCGGAGGCGTGCAGAGTGGGTACCGGTTCGGCCGGACGGGCCCGGTCCCCGTGGGAATTCCTCCTCGGCGCGCGGGCGGGCGGGCGGCGGCCGGCGGCACCGAAGGGTGATGCCCGCGTGCGCCGCGCCCCAGGGGTGGGAGGCGCCGCGCACGCGGGCGTCCGTCCGTTTTCCGCCGATGTTTCGCAGGTCAACGGGTCGGAAACAACCAGTTCTGCGTTCACCCCCCAGTCACGGCGAGCGGGGCGGCACCGCCGTGTGCACCGAAAGGGGGGAGGGCACCGGGGTGCGGAGTCTCGGGAACCGGTGGTCGCCGTCCTCCTGGTCGGTGCGGACCCGGGTGACGGTCACCGCGACCCTGATCGTCGCCCTCCTGCTCGTCGCCGGCTCGCTGATCTTCTACCAGGTCGTCAGGTACACGGTCCTCGAGGGCCTGCACGACCAGGGGACCCACGCCATCACCGACCTGACGACGCTGGTCCGCACGTCGGACCCGCGAGGCCAGCTCTCCGCGCGGGACACCGAGTTCACCCTCCTGCAGGTGGTGTCGGAGGACGACGTCGTGCTCGCCACGAGCGCCTCGCTGGAGGACTACGGTCCACTGGACGTGCCCTTGCCCCGCAACCCGGGCAGGGCCGTCTACCGCACCCTCAAGATCCCGGGGAAGGGTCAGGTCTACCTGGTCACGGAACGCGTGCGGACGGCGGGCGGCTGGCGGATCGCGCATGCCGCGACCCCCATCGACGAGTTCAACCGCTATCAGGGCATCTTCATCGGCATGCTGGTGGGGATGTCGGTCGTCGGTACCGCCGCGGTCGGCTACATCGTGTCGCTGTCGGTGCGGCGGGCGCTGCGCCCGGTGCGGACGATGAGCGGCGAGCTCGCCGAGATCACCGGCCGTGCCCCGGACCGCCGCGTGACCGTCCCCGGCCCCGCCGACGAGGTGTCGGAGCTGGCGAGGTCGGTCAACGTGACGCTGGGCCGGCTGCAGGACGTCCTCGAACGGCAGCGCGGGTTCGTCGCCGACGTCTCGCACGAGCTCCGCAGCCCGCTCACCGGGCTGCGGGCCCAGCTGGAGCTGGCGCTGGAGCATCCCGAGGACGAGGACTGGCCGGTCGTCGCCCGGACCGCGCTCGACAACGCCGAGCGGCTCCACGGCATCGTGAGCGACCTGCTGATCCTGGCGAAGGTCGGCGCGGGCGTGGAGGCGGGGCGGGAACCGGTCGACCTGGCCTCGCTGGTCCGCTCGGAGACGGCGCGGCGCACCCCCAGGGTGCCCGTCGAACTGGACGTGGAGGAGGGCGTCACGGTGCTGGCGACGCCCCACCACATCGTCCGGGTCCTGACGAATCTCCTGGACAACGCCGAGCGGCACGCCGAGTCGTGGATCAGGGTGACCGTGACCGCGGAGGAGCGCGACGCCGTGCTGGAGGTGCTGGACGACGGCGCGGGGATCGCGCCCAAGGACCGCGAGCGGATCTTCTGGCGCTTCCACCGGCTCGCCGAGAGCCGCGACCGCGACCAGGCCGGGACCGGACTCGGACTGACGATCTCCCGCGACATCGCCCGCGCGCACGGCGGTTCGCTCGTCGCCGCCGAGAGCGACCGGGGCGCGCGGTTCGTGATGCGCATCCCCCTCGACCGCTCCGCGGCCGGCGGGCCGTGACCCGTCCGGTCACCCGGCGGCCAGCGGAGGGCGGCGCCGCCCGTGCAGGGTGGCCTGCTCGAACGCGTGCCCGATCTGCAGGACCGCGAGATCCCCGTGGTGCGGGCCGACGATCTGCAGGCCGACCGGCAGCCCGTCGCCGGTGAACCCGGCGGGCACCGACAGCGCGGGGGAGCCGGTCGCCGAGATGAGGAAGCACGAGCGCATCCACTCCAGGTAGTCGTGCATCGGCTCCCCGGCGACCTCCTCCGGGTACTCCAGCGCGGCGTCGAACGGCGGCACCTGGCTGACCGGCAGGAGCAGCGCGTCGTAGCGCTCGAAGAACTCCCTGACCCGGTGGAACAGCCGGGTGTGCAGCACCTCGGCCCGGCCGAGCTCGGCGCCGGTGAGGCCGCGGCCCGCGTCGATGTTCTGCGCGAGCGACGGCTTGAAGTCGGCGCGGCGCTCGTCCAGCAGAGGGCGGAGCGTGATGTCCCAGTGCCAGGCGCGCAGCGTCCGGAAGACCTCGTCGGCGCCCGACAGGTCGGGGCACGCCTCCTCGACCGTGCAGCCGAGGTCCTCGAACACCTTCACGGCGGGTTCGAGGACGCCGGTGACGGCGGGATCGACGGGCACCGTCCCGCCGAGGTCGGGGGACCAGGCGACCCGCAGCCCCGCGAGGTCCCGGTCGAGGGGGACGGCGAACGCCGAGCCCGGCGTCTCCAGCGCGATCGGGCTGCGCGGGTCGGGTCCCGCGAGCACCGACAGGAGCAGCGCCGTGTCGGCCACGTCCCGCGCCATGGGACCCTGCACGCCCAGCGTCGACCAGGCCGCCGCGACCGGCCACGACGGAACCCGCCCCGGCGACGGGCGGAGCCCGACGACGTTGCAGAACGACGCGGGGTTGCGCAGGGACCCGCCCATGTCGCTGCCGTCGGCGATGGGATGCATGCCGCACGCCAGCGCCGCCGCGGCCCCGCCGCTGCTGCCGCCGGCGGACCGGGTCGGGTCGTAGGGGTTGCGGGTCACGCCGAACACCGGGTTGAACGTGTGGGACCCGGCGGCGAACTCCGGCACGTTCGTCTTGCCGATCGTGATGGCCCCGGCCGCCCGGATCCGCTCCACGACCAGCTCGTCGGCGTCCGGGACGTGGTCGGCGAAGATCGGCGACCCGGACGTGGTGCGGACGCCCCCGGTGGCGTGCGTGTCCTTGTGCGCCACCGGCAGGCCGTGCAGGGGGCCCGGCGGGACGCCGGACGCGAGCCGCTCGTCGGCGGCGAGGGCCTGCCGTTCCGCCTCCTCGGCGATCAACGTGACCACCGCGTTGACCTGCGGGTTCGTCCGCTCGATCTGGTCGAGATGGGCCCGCAGGACCTCCCGCGCCGACAGCTCGCGGGCGCGGATGCGGCGGGCGAGTTCGCGGGCGGACATGAAGTGGATCTCGTCGGACAACGTCGCTTCCCTTCTGCCGGGGGTCCCACCAGTGTCCCCCCCATGTGGCCCGTGAGCGGCCATAACGGCCATGATGGTCGGGTGAGCGAGCGAGTCGGTGCGCGCGAACTGCTGCGCCGCGTGCTGGACGAGGAGGGCTGGGTCTCCTGGGACGCCCCGCCCACGGGGCAGCCGGGACCGTCCACCCCCTACGGGCGGGAGCTGGCCGCCGCCCGTGAGCGCAGCGGGTGCGACGAGGCCGTGATCACCGGGGAGGGGCGGCTGCGGGGCCGCCGCGTCGCGTTCGTCGTGTCCGAGTTCCGCTTCCTCGCCGGCTCGATCGGCCTCGCCACCGCCGACCGGATCGTCGCCGCCGTCGAGCGCGCCACCGCCGAGCGGCTGCCGCTGCTCGCCGCGCCGTCGTCCGGCGGGACCCGGATGCAGGAGGGCACGGCCGCGTTCGTCCAGATGGCCCGCATCACCGCCGCCGTCCGTGCGCACCGCTCGGCCGGGCTGCCCTACCTGGTCTATCTGCGGCACCCCACGACGGGCGGGGTGTTCGCCTCGTGGGGGTCGCTCGGGCACGTGACGGCCGCCGAGCCCGGCGCGCTGATCGGCTTCCTGGGGCCGCGCGTGTACGAGGGCCTCTACGGGGAGCCGTTCCCCGGCGGCGTCCAGGTCGCCGAGAACCTGGCGGCGAAGGGCCTGCTGGACGCCGTGGTCGGGATCGACGACCTCGCCGGCGTGGCGTCCCGGGCCCTGGACGTGCTGTGCGCGGACCCGCCCCCGGCCGCCCCGCCCCCGGAGACCGCGACCCCGGTCCCGGAGACCGCGGCGTGGGAGTCGATCGAGCGGTCGCGCCGCGCCGACCGCCCGGGCGTCCGCGAACTGCTCCGCCACGGGGCGCGCGACGTGACGCCCCTCTCCGGCACTGGGCAGGGGGAGTTCGACCCGGGCATGCTCCTCGCCCTGGCGCGTTTCGGCGACGCGCCCTGCGTCCTCGTGGGCCAGGACCGCACCGGCCAGCGCACGGGCCATCCGCTCGGGCCCGCGGGCCTGCGCATGGCGCGGCGCGGGATGCGGCTGGCCGCCGAGCTGGCCCTGCCGCTGGTCACGGTCGTCGACACGCCCGGCGCCGCGCTGTCGGCCGAGGCGGAGGAGGGCGGCCTCGCCGGCGAGATCGCCCGCTGCCTCGCCGACCTGATGAACCACCCGTCGCCGACGCTGTGCCTGCTGCTGGGCGAGGGCACGGGCGGCGCGGCGCTGGCGCTGCTGCCCGCCGACCGGGTCCTGGTGGCCCGGCACGCCTGGCTGTCCCCGCTGCCGCCCGAGGGCGCGTCACTGATCGTCCACCGGACCACGGAGCGGGCGGACGAGGTCGCGGCTGCCCAGGGCGTCCGCTCGGCGGACCTCCTGCGCGACGGCGTCGCCGACGAGCTCGTCCCCGAGTACCCGGACGCGGCCGACGAGCCCGAGGAGTTCTGCCGCCGCGCCGCCGCCGCGGTGGAGCGGGGCCTGTCCGGCCTGCGCCCCGGCGGGCCCGCCGCCCGCCAGTCCCGCTACCGCCCTCCCGCCTGACCGGTCTCCCCGACCCCGCCGCCCGGACCCCCGCCGCCCGGACCCCCGCCGCCCGGACCCCCGCCGCCCGGACCCCCGCCGCCCGGACCCTCGGCGTCCCGGCCCCCGCCGTCCCCGCGCTCGGGATCGCCGGGCGGGACGGCGAGGGGGAGCGCGAGGCGAAACCGGGCACCTTCACCGGGGGACGTCGCGAGTTCGACGTCGCCGCCGTGGGCCCGCGCCAGCGAGCGCGCGATGGCCAGGCCGAGGCCGGTGCCGCCCCCGCCGGACCGGTCCCGCGAGCGGTCCGCCCGGTAGAAGCGGTCGAAGACGCGGGCCGCCTGCTCCTCGCTCATGCCGGGGCCCTCGTCGGCGACGTCGAGGACCGCGCGGCCGTCCGCCGTGCCGACGCCGATGCGGACCGGCGTGCCGGACGGGGTGTGCGCGGCGGCGTTGCCCACGAGGTTGGCGACCACCTGCCGCAGCCGCGCCTCGTCGCCCAGCACCGGCGCCGGGCCGGGCGGGCCGCCGTCCGGCCCGGTGATCTCGACCGGGCGGGACCGGTCGAGAGCCCGCAGGTCGTGGCGGGCGTCGCCGGCGAGGGTACGCAGGTCCATCGGGGCCGGTTCCAGCGCGGCCCCGGGCGCCTGGTCGAGCCGTGCGAGCAGCAGCAGGTCCTCGGTCAGAGCGGTGAGGCGGGCCGCCTCCCGCTCGATGCGGTGCATCGTGGCGTCGACGTCGTCGGGGCCGGTCAGCGCCCCCATCCGGTACAGCTCCGTGGAGCCCTTGATGCCGAACAGCGGGGTGCGCAGCTCGTGGCTGACGTCGGAGACGAACTCGCGCATCCGCGCCTCGGACGCCGCCCGCTCGGCGAACGCCCGTTCCAGCTGGCCGAGCATCGTGTTGAGCGCCCCCGAGAGCCGCCCGATCTCGGTGCCGGGCGGGGCCGGCTCGGGCACGCGCCTGCCGAGGTCGCCGGAGGCGACCGCGGCCGCGGTGTCCTCGACCGTCCGCAGCGGGCGCAGCCCGCCCCGCAGGGCGAACCACCCGGCGGCCGTCAGCAGGGCCAGCAGCGCGGCGCCGCCGACCAGGCCGGTGGTCCGCAGGTTCGCGGTGGTGGCGTCGACGCCGGCGAGGGACGCCGCGGCGATCGCGGTGCCGTCCCGCCCGCCGTCCCTGTCGCGGGCCCGGACGCCGACGGCCCGCCAGCGTTCCGAGCCGTCGGCCGAGGCGAGGGTGACGGGGTCCCCTCCGGCGGGGACCCGGCGCAGCTCGGACGGCGGTGGCAGGGACCGGCCGCCCCGGCGAGAGGAGTGGATCGCCGTCAGCACCCGGCCGTCACCGTCCAGCAGCACGAGGGAGGGGGCGCCGAACACGTCCAGTGCCGGGCCGGCGACCCCCGGGACGGCGTCGAGGCTCTCCGCGTCCACGCCGCCCTGCGCCGGCAGCATCGTGGCGATCGTGGCGAGCGAGCGCAGCTGGCCGTCGAGCCGGTCGACCAGGTGGCTCTCCAGGCGGTTCGACAGGACGGCGCTGATGAGGCCGAGCCCCACCAGCAGCAGCCCGGAGGTGAGCAGCAGGAGCCTCGACCGGAGCGAGAACCGCCGCATCGGCCGGATCACCGCCCCGGCTCCCGCATCACGTAGCCCACGCCGCGGATGGTGTGGATGAGCTTGGGCTCCCCGGTGTCGACCTTGCGCCGCAGGTAGGAGATGTAGGTGTCGACGATGCTGGCGTCGCCGCCGAAGTCGTAGCGCCACACCCGGTCGAGGATCTCCGCCTTGGACACCACCCGGCCGGTGTTCTCCATGAGGTGCCGCAGCAGCCGGAACTCGGTCGGGGAGACGCGGACGGGCCGGCCCGCGCGCGTCACCTGGTGCCCCTCGGCGTCCAGCTCCAGGTCGCCGACCGTGAACACCGCCCCGGGCCGTCCCGCGGTCCGGCGCAGGATCGCCCGGATCCGCGCGATCAGTTCCTCCAGGTCGAACGGCTTGGTCACGTAGTCGTCGGCGCCCAGCGACAGGCCGGTGACCTTGTCGGCCTGCGCGTCGCGGGCGGTGAGGAACAGCACCGGCGGAGCCCCCGCCGCCCGCGGGGGCTCGCTCAGCCGCCGGACGACCTCGAAGCCGTCCATGTCGGGGAGCATGACGTCCAGCAGCACCAGGTCCGGCGGCCGCTCCGCCGCCGCGGCCACCGCCTCGGCTCCGGTGGCCGCGGACGTCACCGAGAAGCCGGCGAAGCGCAGCGCCGCGGAGAGCAGCTCGCGGACCGTGGCCTCGTCGTCCACCACCAGCAGCCGCCCGGCCGCCCGCGGCGTCGTCGCCCGGTCCGCCCGCTCCATACCGGCCAGAATAGGCCGGTGCGGGGCGGTGCCGTCCGGGGCCGGCGGGCCCCCCTCCGCGGAAGGCGCCACGTCACACCTCGCGCCGCCGGAAGACGACGAAGGCCACGGCCAGCACCGCCGCGACGCCGGCGGTCATCCCGGCGAGGTTCCACCACCCGTCGGGGTACTCGGCGGTCGGGTGGAGGTTGCGCACCTCGGGGCCGCCGAGCGAAGGCCAGTACGCGAACGCCTTCTGCACCGGCGAGGGGAACAGCTCCCCGGTCGCCGGGACGAGCAGCGTGACCCCGACCAGCACGGCCAGGCCGCCCGCCGTCGACCGCGTCAGCGTCCCCACCGCCACCGCCAGCAGGCCGATCGCCGCCAGGTAGAGCCCGATGCCGATGACGGCCCCGGGCACACCGGGGTCGGCCAGGGAGGCGGTCGGCGTCCCGTCCCGCCGCCCGATCATCGCCTGGCCGGTGAGGAAGCAGGCGAAGGACGTGACCTGCCCGGCCGCCAGCGCGACCCCCGCGAGCACGAGCGTCTTGGCGGCCAGCAGCCGGCCGCGCCGCGGCATCGCGGCCAGCGACGTGCGGATCGTGCCGGTGGCGTACTCGGAGGTGACGGTGAGGACGCCGAGCAGGCAGACGGCCAGCTGCCCGACGAAGAAGCTGGTGAGGGAGAGCCCCGTCGGGTCCCATTCGCGCCGCTCCTCGGCGCTGAGCGCGGCGTAGTCCGCCGGCTCGCCGCTGCTCACGAGCAGGGTGACGGTGACGCTGAGCGTCACCATGGCCAGGAGCGTCCACCACAGGGAGCGCAGGCTGCGGAACTTCACCCACTCCGACCGCAGCAGGTCGCCGAAGCGGACCGAGTCCCGGTCCGTGACGGGGCGGGGGACGGGTGGCGCCGCCGGCGCCTTCGCCGCGGTCCGCGTGCTCACGCCGCCGCTCCTTTCCGCTCTGCGCCCCCGTGCCCGGCCGCCTCGTAGTCGACGTGGTCCCTCGTCATCTCCATGAAGACGTCCTCCAGCGACGGGGTCTGCGGGGTCAGCTCGCTGAGCGCGATGCCGTGGGAGGCTGCGAGCCGGCCGATCTCGGCGGCGTGCAGGCCGGACACGAGGAGCGACCGATCCCCGCCCGCGCGCACCGCGCCGCCGGCGGCGGTGAGCCTGCCGGCCAGCGCGTCCGGCTCCGCGGCGCGGACGAGGACGGCGGCCTCGTCCCTGGCGGCCCGGACGAACTCGCGCATGCCCGTGTCGGCGAGGAGCCGCCCGCGGCCGATGACGATCAGGTGGTCGGCGGTGCGGGCCATCTCGCTCATCAGGTGGCTGGAGCACAGCACCGCGCGCCCCTCGGCGGCCAGGCTGCGCATCAGGCCGCGGATCCAGCGGATGCCCTCCGGGTCGAGGCCGTTCACCGGCTCGTCGAAGATGAGGATGCGGGGGTCGCCGAGCAGCGCGCCCGCGATGCCGAGCCGCTGCCGCATCCCGAGCGAGAACTCTCCCGCCCTGCGGCGGGCGGCCTTCTCCAGGCCGACCATCTGCAGCACCTCGCCGACGCGGTCGCGCCGGATGCCGTTGCTCAGCGCGATCGCGAGCAGGTGGTCCGCAGCCCGCCGGGCGGGGTGGAGGGCCCCGGCGTCGAGCAGGGCGCCCACCTCGGTGAGGGGGACGGGCAGCCGCCCGTACTCCCGGCCGCCCACCCGCACCGAACCGCTCGTGGGCGGCGTGAGCCCCAGGATCATCCGCATCGTGGTGGACTTCCCGGCGCCGTTCGGGCCCAGGAAACCGGTCACGTGTCCGGGTTCGACGGTGAACGACAGGTCGTCCACCACCGTCTGCGGCCCGCACCGCTTGGTCAGGCCGCGCACTTCGATCGTGGTCATGCCCGAAGGCTCGCCCATCGGGATCACCGCGCCCTGAGCGTTCCTGTGAGTTCGCTGTGAGTCCGCGCCGCCCTCCCGGCGGAGCGTGACCGCCGCCGTCCCTCCGCTCAGGAAACTCAAAGCTCCCGCGCCGGGAGGGCGCGGAACCGGCGCGGCCCGGGAGGGCCGTGGCC
The sequence above is drawn from the Actinomadura hallensis genome and encodes:
- a CDS encoding response regulator transcription factor, with product MERADRATTPRAAGRLLVVDDEATVRELLSAALRFAGFSVTSAATGAEAVAAAAERPPDLVLLDVMLPDMDGFEVVRRLSEPPRAAGAPPVLFLTARDAQADKVTGLSLGADDYVTKPFDLEELIARIRAILRRTAGRPGAVFTVGDLELDAEGHQVTRAGRPVRVSPTEFRLLRHLMENTGRVVSKAEILDRVWRYDFGGDASIVDTYISYLRRKVDTGEPKLIHTIRGVGYVMREPGR
- a CDS encoding ATP-binding cassette domain-containing protein → MTTIEVRGLTKRCGPQTVVDDLSFTVEPGHVTGFLGPNGAGKSTTMRMILGLTPPTSGSVRVGGREYGRLPVPLTEVGALLDAGALHPARRAADHLLAIALSNGIRRDRVGEVLQMVGLEKAARRRAGEFSLGMRQRLGIAGALLGDPRILIFDEPVNGLDPEGIRWIRGLMRSLAAEGRAVLCSSHLMSEMARTADHLIVIGRGRLLADTGMREFVRAARDEAAVLVRAAEPDALAGRLTAAGGAVRAGGDRSLLVSGLHAAEIGRLAASHGIALSELTPQTPSLEDVFMEMTRDHVDYEAAGHGGAERKGAAA
- a CDS encoding sensor histidine kinase — its product is MIRPMRRFSLRSRLLLLTSGLLLVGLGLISAVLSNRLESHLVDRLDGQLRSLATIATMLPAQGGVDAESLDAVPGVAGPALDVFGAPSLVLLDGDGRVLTAIHSSRRGGRSLPPPSELRRVPAGGDPVTLASADGSERWRAVGVRARDRDGGRDGTAIAAASLAGVDATTANLRTTGLVGGAALLALLTAAGWFALRGGLRPLRTVEDTAAAVASGDLGRRVPEPAPPGTEIGRLSGALNTMLGQLERAFAERAASEARMREFVSDVSHELRTPLFGIKGSTELYRMGALTGPDDVDATMHRIEREAARLTALTEDLLLLARLDQAPGAALEPAPMDLRTLAGDARHDLRALDRSRPVEITGPDGGPPGPAPVLGDEARLRQVVANLVGNAAAHTPSGTPVRIGVGTADGRAVLDVADEGPGMSEEQAARVFDRFYRADRSRDRSGGGGTGLGLAIARSLARAHGGDVELATSPGEGARFRLALPLAVPPGDPERGDGGGRDAEGPGGGGPGGGGPGGGGPGGGGPGGGVGETGQAGGR
- a CDS encoding ABC transporter permease; this translates as MSTRTAAKAPAAPPVPRPVTDRDSVRFGDLLRSEWVKFRSLRSLWWTLLAMVTLSVTVTLLVSSGEPADYAALSAEERREWDPTGLSLTSFFVGQLAVCLLGVLTVTSEYATGTIRTSLAAMPRRGRLLAAKTLVLAGVALAAGQVTSFACFLTGQAMIGRRDGTPTASLADPGVPGAVIGIGLYLAAIGLLAVAVGTLTRSTAGGLAVLVGVTLLVPATGELFPSPVQKAFAYWPSLGGPEVRNLHPTAEYPDGWWNLAGMTAGVAAVLAVAFVVFRRREV